In Gambusia affinis linkage group LG06, SWU_Gaff_1.0, whole genome shotgun sequence, one DNA window encodes the following:
- the LOC122833132 gene encoding uncharacterized protein LOC122833132 isoform X2, which produces MNRHAFAPLPARPPAYTPMGYQDRNFGLQPLGRTQRPYFDSAFHGAAQKSSRSAKRRSSSSCLHVYIAWRIYYHKQLKKMHQKYHSLPQETVMKCPITNLLDLEQPKETQPSCRRPYLDSAFRSTAGREKAINAGHNPSDQPEPRPSTLAFRPNEKADLERPESCQTNLTSGSLDRKRHLGSCSSDGVKRLKRETEDERPDPSLFTAPCTDPSASRVCTCVSHPGAELHPYQTASWEQTWSHRVDVHLRQKVFKEYFCERFLPTLAPHVYFPLDSVYLPDQNTLPSFLSLL; this is translated from the exons ATGAATCGGCACGCCTTCGCGCCCCTTCCAGCCAGACCCCCGGCCTACACACCGATGGGATACCAGGACAGAAAT TTCGGCCTGCAGCCTCTCGGACGAACACAGAGGCCGTACTTTGACAGTGCCTTTCACGGAGCAGCACAGAAGTCCTCCAGATCCGCA aaaagaagaagcagcagcagttgTCTTCATGTCTACATTGCATGGAGGATTTATTACCACAAACAACTTAAG AAAATGCATCAGAAATACCACAGTCTTCCTCAGGAGACGGTGATGAAATGTCCAATCACAAACCTGCTAGACTTGGAACAACCTAAAGAAACCCAGCCCTCCTGCAGACGCCCATATTTAG ATTCTGCGTTTAGAAGcacagcaggaagagaaaaagcaataaatgcCGGCCATAACCCAAGCGATCAACCGGAACCTCGCCCATCTACACTTGCTTTCCGCCCCAATGAGAAAGCGGATCTGGAGAGACCCGAGAGCTGCCAAACCAACCTGACGAGTGGCTCCCTCGACAGGAAGCGGCACCTGGGGAGCTGCAGCTCTGACGGCGTGAAGAGGCTGAAGCGGGAAACGGAAGACGAGCGGCCTGACCCGTCTTTATTCACCGCACCTTGTACAGACCCTTCTGCAAGCAGGGTCTGCACATGCGTTTCTCACCCGGGTGCAGAGCTGCATCCCTACCAAACTGCATCCTGGGAGCAAACGTGGAGCCACAGAGTGGATGTCCACCTGAGGCAGAAAGTCTTCAAAGAGTATTTCTGTGAGCGGTTTCTGCCTACGTTGGCACctcatgtttattttcctctggaCTCTGTTTACCTTCCAGACCAGAACACGCTCCCGTCGTTTCTGTCCCTGCTGTAG
- the LOC122833132 gene encoding uncharacterized protein LOC122833132 isoform X1 → MNRHAFAPLPARPPAYTPMGYQDRNSSFPSFQFGLQPLGRTQRPYFDSAFHGAAQKSSRSAKRRSSSSCLHVYIAWRIYYHKQLKKMHQKYHSLPQETVMKCPITNLLDLEQPKETQPSCRRPYLDSAFRSTAGREKAINAGHNPSDQPEPRPSTLAFRPNEKADLERPESCQTNLTSGSLDRKRHLGSCSSDGVKRLKRETEDERPDPSLFTAPCTDPSASRVCTCVSHPGAELHPYQTASWEQTWSHRVDVHLRQKVFKEYFCERFLPTLAPHVYFPLDSVYLPDQNTLPSFLSLL, encoded by the exons ATGAATCGGCACGCCTTCGCGCCCCTTCCAGCCAGACCCCCGGCCTACACACCGATGGGATACCAGGACAGAAAT TCATCTTTTCCATCTTTCCAGTTCGGCCTGCAGCCTCTCGGACGAACACAGAGGCCGTACTTTGACAGTGCCTTTCACGGAGCAGCACAGAAGTCCTCCAGATCCGCA aaaagaagaagcagcagcagttgTCTTCATGTCTACATTGCATGGAGGATTTATTACCACAAACAACTTAAG AAAATGCATCAGAAATACCACAGTCTTCCTCAGGAGACGGTGATGAAATGTCCAATCACAAACCTGCTAGACTTGGAACAACCTAAAGAAACCCAGCCCTCCTGCAGACGCCCATATTTAG ATTCTGCGTTTAGAAGcacagcaggaagagaaaaagcaataaatgcCGGCCATAACCCAAGCGATCAACCGGAACCTCGCCCATCTACACTTGCTTTCCGCCCCAATGAGAAAGCGGATCTGGAGAGACCCGAGAGCTGCCAAACCAACCTGACGAGTGGCTCCCTCGACAGGAAGCGGCACCTGGGGAGCTGCAGCTCTGACGGCGTGAAGAGGCTGAAGCGGGAAACGGAAGACGAGCGGCCTGACCCGTCTTTATTCACCGCACCTTGTACAGACCCTTCTGCAAGCAGGGTCTGCACATGCGTTTCTCACCCGGGTGCAGAGCTGCATCCCTACCAAACTGCATCCTGGGAGCAAACGTGGAGCCACAGAGTGGATGTCCACCTGAGGCAGAAAGTCTTCAAAGAGTATTTCTGTGAGCGGTTTCTGCCTACGTTGGCACctcatgtttattttcctctggaCTCTGTTTACCTTCCAGACCAGAACACGCTCCCGTCGTTTCTGTCCCTGCTGTAG